One region of Oncorhynchus nerka isolate Pitt River linkage group LG22, Oner_Uvic_2.0, whole genome shotgun sequence genomic DNA includes:
- the LOC115105779 gene encoding acetyl-CoA carboxylase 1 isoform X2 gives MAQQDAPANKAAAPNLAVLHSNFIIGSVSEENSEDEFLGKPDLTLGLEEKERSISPTSSLSSENSSYEMGFDNIDGPHMRPSMSGLHLVKQGRDRRRIDLQRDFTVASPAEFVTRFGGNKVIEKVLIANNGIAAVKCMRSIRRWAYEMFRNERAIRFVVMVTPEDLKANAEYIKMADHYVPVPGGTNNNNYANVELILDIAKRIPVQAVWAGWGHASENPKLPELLMKNGIAFMGPPSQAMWALGDKIASSIVAQTAGIPTLPWSGAGLTVDWTESDQKKRIINVPPDLYELGCIHDVEAGLKAAEVVGYPVMVKASEGGGGKGIRKVNCADDFPNLFRQVQTEVPGSPIFVMQLAKHARHLEVQLLADQYGNAISLFGRDCSVQRRHQKIIEEAPATISTSAVFEDMERCAVKLAKMVGYVSAGTVEYLYSQDGSFYFLELNPRLQVEHPCTEMVADVNLPAAQLQIAMGIPLYRIKDIRMMYGVQPWGDSMIDFEGLSTAPSPRGHVIAARITSENPDEGFKPSSGTVQELNFRSNKNVWGYFSVAAAGGLHEFADSQFGHCFSWGENREEAISNMVVALKELSIRGDFRTTVEYLIKLLETESFQHNTIDTGWLDRLISEKMQAERPDTMLGIVSGALHVADVNLRNSVSNFLHSLERGQVLPAHTLLNTVDVELIYEGTKYCLKVTRQSPNSYVVIMNSTAAEVDVHRLSDGGLLLSYDGSSYTTYMKEEVDRYRITIGNKTCVFEKENDPSLLRSPSAGKLIQYTVEDGGHVFSGQCYAEIEVMKMVMTLTALVSGCIHYVKRPGAVLEPGCVIAKLQLDDPGRAQQAELHHGALPVIQAAALRGEKLHRVFHSTLDHLVHIMSGFCLPEPFFSGKLKEWVERLMKTFRDPSLPLLELQDIMTSVSGRIPLAVEKCIKKEMAQYASNITSVLCQFPSQQIANILDSHAATLNRKSEREVFFMNTQSIVQLVQKYRSGIRGHMKAVVMDLLRQYLKVEVQFQHGHYDKCVFTLREENKSDMANVLNYIFSHAQVTKKNLLVTMLIDQLCGRDPTLTDELMAILTELTQLSKTTNAKVALRARQVLIASHLPSYELRHNQVESIFLSAIDMYGHQFCIENLQKLILSETSIFDVLPNFFYHSNQVVRMAALEVYVRRAYIAYELNSVQHRQLKDNTCIVEFQFMLPTSHPNRGNIPTLNRMSFSSNLNHYGMVHMGSVSDVLLDTSFTPPCQRMGAMVSFRSFQEFTRDIKDVMSCFSDSPPHSPTFPEGGNPVLYGEEDTKSIQDEPVHILNVAIKTDSDIDDDGLAAMFREFTQSEKSLLFEHGIRRLTFLVAQKDFRKAVNYEVDQRFHREFPKFFTFRSRDKFEEDRIYRHLEPALAFQLELNRMRNFALTAIPCANHKMHLYLGAARVEVGTEVTDYRFFVRAIIRHSDLVTKEASFEYLHNEAERLLLEAMDELEVAFNNTTVRTDCNHIFLNFVPTVIMDPSKIEESVRSMVMRYGSRLWKLRVLQAELKINIRLTPTGKQIPIRLFLTNESGYYLDISLYKEVTDSRTGQLGPKDRQIMFQAYGDTQGPLHGMLINTPYVTKDLLQSKRFQAQSLGTTYVYDFPEMVRQALKKLWQSTKVFAHLPKCPLPSELLTFTELVLDPQGQLVQMNRLPGGNEIGMVAWRMTIRTPEYPAGREIIVISNDITHKIGSFGPQEDLLFLQASEMSRESGIPRIYISANSGARIGLAEEIRHMFHVAWQDTADPYKGFKYLYLTPQDYKKVSALNSVHCEHIEDEGESRYKITDIIGKEEGLGVENLKGSGMIAGESSLAYDQVITMNLVTCRAIGIGAYLVRLGQRTIQVENSHIILTGAGALNKVLGREVYTSNNQLGGIQIMHNNGVTHSTVCDDFEGVHMLLHWLSYMPKDRSSPVPIINAKDPIDRLVEFMPTKAPYDPRWMLAGRPGQTPKGPWQSGFFDHGSFMEIMQPWAQSVVVGRARLGGIPTGVVAVETRSVELSIPADPANLDSEAKIIQQAGQVWFPDSAFKTSQAIKDLNREGLPLMVFANWRGFSGGMKDMYDQVLKFGAYIVDGLREYRQPVLVYIPPQAELRGGSWVVIDPTINPRHMEMYADKDSRGGVLEPEGTVEIKFRKKDLVKTMRRVDPVYMGLAERLGTPELGLPERKELETKLKEREEFLLPIYHQVAVQFADLHDTPGRMQEKGVITDILEWRTSRHFFYWRLRRLLLEDTVKMKIQVANRELTDGQIQAMLRRWFVEAEGTVKAYLWDSNEEVVEWLEKQLKEEEGARSIVDENIKYIRRDHILKQIRSLVQANPEVAMDSIVHMTQHISPTQRAEVVRILSTMDAAPAAT, from the exons ACCAAGCATGTCTGGGCTGCACCTGGTCAAGCAGGGGCGAGACCGCCGTCGCATCGACCTGCAGAGAGATTTCACTGTGGCCTCCCCCGCAGAGTTCGTCACCCGCTTCGGAGGCAATAAGGTCATCGAGAAG GTCCTCATTGCCAACAATGGCATCGCGGCGGTTAAGTGCATGCGCTCCATCCGCCGCTGGGCTTACGAGATGTTCCGCAACGAGCGCGCCATCCGTTTTGTCGTCATGGTAACCCCCGAGGACCTGAAGGCCAATGCAG AGTACATAAAGATGGCCGACCACTATGTGCCGGTGCCAGGAGGGACCAATAACAACAACTATGCCAACGTGGAGCTCATTCTGGACATTGCCAAGCGAATACCTGTGCAG GCTGTATGGGCTGGGTGGGGCCACGCCTCAGAGAATCCCAAACTCCCAGAGCTGCTCATGAAGAATGGCATTGCCTTCATGG GTCCTCCTAGCCAGGCCATGTGGGCACTAGGGGACAAGATCGCCTCATCCATCGTGGCTCAGACAGCTGGCATCCCTACCCTGCCATGGAGTGGAGCAG GACTCACAGTGGATTGGACAGAGAGTGACCAGAAGAAGAGGATCATCAACGTTCCCCCTGATCTGTATGAGCTGGGCTGCATCCATGATGTGGAGGCAGGACTGAAGGCTGCGGAGGTGGTGGGCTACCCCGTGATGGTGAAGGCCTCCGAGGGAGGTGGAGGAAAGGGCATCCGCAAAGTCAACTGTGCTGATGACTTCCCCAACCTCTTCAGACAG GTCCAGACCGAGGTTCCAGGCTCACCCATCTTCGTGATGCAGCTGGCCAAACACGCTCGTCACCTGGAGGTCCAGCTCCTGGCCGACCAGTACGGCAACGCCATCTCCCTGTTCGGCAGGGACTGCTCCGTACAGCGGCGACACCAGAAGATCATAGAGGAGGCGCCCGCCACAATCTCCACCTCTGCCGTTTTTGAGGACATGGAGCGG TGTGCAGTGAAGCTGGCTAAGATGGTGGGCTACGTCAGTGCTGGCACAGTGGAGTATCTCTACAGCCAAGATGGCAGCTTCTACTTCCTAGAACTCAACCCTCGTCTGCAGGTGGAACACCCCTGTACTGAGATGGTGGCCGACGTCAACCTGCCTGCTGCACAGCTACAG ATTGCCATGGGGATCCCCCTGTACCGTATTAAGGACATCAGAATGATGTATGGGGTCCAGCCCTGGGGAGACTCTATGATTGACTTTGAGGGTCTGTCCACGGCCCCCTCCCCACGTGGACATGTCATCGCTGCCCGCATCACCAGTGAGAACCCGGATGAGGGTTTCAAGCCGAGCTCGGGCACGGTGCAGGAGCTGAACTTCCGCAGTAACAAGAATGTGTGGGGATACTTCAGTGTGGCTGCTGCCGGAGGCCTGCATGAGTTTGCAGACTCCCAGTTTGGCCACTGCTTCTCCTGGGGAGAGAACCGAGAGGAGGCCATCTC TAACATGGTGGTGGCCCTGAAGGAGCTGTCTATCAGAGGAGACTTTAGGACCACAGTGGAGTACCTCATCAAGCTGCTGGAGACTGAGAGCTTCCAGCACAACACCATCGACACAGGCTGGCTGGACAGGCTCATCTCAGAGAAGATGCAAGCGGAGCGTCCTGACACCATGCTAGGCATAGTGAGCGGAGCTCTCCATGTGGCTGACGTCAACCTGAGGAACAGTGTCTCCAACTTCCTGCACTCTCTAGAAAG AGGCCAGGTGCTGCCCGCACACACCCTTCTCAACACCGTGGATGTGGAGTTGATCTATGAGGGTACTAAGTATTGTCTGAAGGTGACGCGTCAGTCCCCCAACTCCTACGTGGTCATCATGAACAGCACCGCTGCCGAGGTGGACGTCCATCGCCTCAGCGACGGGGGCCTGTTGCTCTCCTACGACGGCAGCAGCTACACCACCTacatgaaggaggaggtggacCG GTACCGTATCACCATTGGGAACAAGACGTGTGTGTTTGAGAAGGAGAACGACCCGTCCCTGCTTCGCTCGCCCTCAGCAGGGAAACTCATCCAGTACACAGTGGAGGACGGGGGACACGTCTTCTCTGGCCAGTGTTACGCTgagatagag GTGATGAAGATGGTGATGACTCTGACGGCGCTGGTGTCTGGCTGTATCCACTATGTGAAGAGACCCGGGGCCGTGCTGGAGCCCGGCTGCGTCATCGCCAAGCTGCAGTTGGATGATCCTGGCAGGGCACAACAG GCGGAGCTGCACCACGGGGCCCTGCCCGTCATCCAGGCGGCGGCgttgagaggagagaagctcCACAGGGTCTTCCACAGCACCCTGGACCACCTGGTGCACATCATGAGTGGCTTCTGCCTGCCTGAACCATTTTTCAGTGGAAAG CTAAAGGAATGGGTGGAAAGGCTGATGAAGACTTTCCGGGACCCCTCCCTGCCACTGTTGGAGCTGCAGGACATTATGACCAGTGTGTCAGGCCGGATCCCCCTCGCTGTAGAGAAATGCATCAAGAAGGAGATGGCCCAGTACGCCAGCAACATTACCTCTGTGCTCTGCCAGTTCCCCAGtcagcag ATTGCCAACATCCTGGACAGTCATGCTGCCACTCTGAACAGGAAGTCGGAGAGAGAGGTGTTCTTCATGAACACTCAGAGCATTGTACAGCTGGTGCAGAA GTACCGCAGTGGCATCCGTGGTCACATGAAGGCTGTGGTGATGGACCTGCTCAGACAGTACCTCAAAGTAGAGGTCCAGTTCCAGCATG GACACTACGACAAGTGTGTGTTCACACTGCGTGAGGAGAACAAGAGCGACATGGCCAACGTGTTAAACTACATCTTCTCACACGCCCAGGTCACCAAGAAGAACCTCCTGGTCACCATGCTTATT gaCCAGCTGTGTGGTCGTGACCCCACCCTGACTGACGAGCTGATGGCCATTTTGACAGAGCTCACCCAGCTCAGCAAGACAACCAACGCCAAGGTGGCACTGCGCGCCCGCCAG GTGCTGATCGCCTCCCACCTCCCGTCCTACGAGCTCCGCCACAACCAGGTGGAGTCCATCTTCCTCTCTGCCATCGACATGTATGGACACCAGTTCTGCATCGAGAACCTGCAG AAACTGATCTTGTCTGAGACGTCCATCTTTGATGTGCTGCCCAACTTCTTCTACCACAGTAACCAGGTGGTCCGGATGGCTGCCCTGGAG GTGTACGTACGTAGAGCCTACATCGCCTATGAGCTCAACAGCGTCCAGCACAGACAGCTGAAGGACAACACCTGCATTGTAGAGTTCCAGTTCATGCTACCTACCTCCCACCCCAAccg AGGGAACATCCCAACTCTTAACAG GATGTCGTTCTCGTCCAACCTGAACCACTACGGCATGGTGCACATGGGCAGCGTGAGTGACGTCCTCCTGGACACCTCTTTCACCCCACCCTGCCAGCGCATGGGAGCCATGGTCTCCTTCCGTTCCTTCCAGGAGTTCACCAG GGACATTAAAGACGTGATGAGCTGTttctctgactctcctcctcacAGCCCCACCTTCCCAGAGGGAGGGAACCCGGTGCTCTATGGAGAGGAGGACACCAAG AGTATCCAAGATGAGCCCGTTCACATCCTCAACGTGGCCATTAAGACTGACAGTGACATCGACGATGATGGCCTGGCCGCCATGTTCCGGGAGTTCACCCAGTCAGAG AAATCCCTGCTGTTTGAACATGGCATCCGTAGGCTGACCTTCCTGGTAGCTCAAAAG GATTTCAGGAAGGCAGTCAACTATGAGGTGGACCAGAGGTTTCAT AGAGAGTTCCCCAAGTTCTTCACCTTCCGGTCCAGAGACAAG TTTGAGGAGGACAGGATCTACCGTCACTTGGAGCCAGCGCTGGCCTTCCAGCTGGAGCTGAACCGCATGCGTAACTTTGCCCTGACCGCCATTCCCTGTGCCAACCACAAGATGCACCTTTACCTGGGCGCTGCCCGTGTGGAGGTGGGCACAGAGGTCACAGACTACCGCTTCTTTGTCCGGGCCATCATCCGTCACTCAGACCTGGTCACCAAG GAGGCATCTTTTGAGTACCTCCACAACGAGGCAGAGCGTCTGCTGCTGGAGGCCATGGACGAGCTGGAGGTGGCCTTCAACAACACCACCGTACGCACCGACTGCAACCACATCTTCCTCAACTTTGTCCCCACCGTCATCATGGACCCCTCCAAG ATTGAGGAGTCGGTGCGCTCTATGGTGATGCGTTATGGCAGTCGGCTGTGGAAGCTCCGGGTCCTGCAGGCTGAGCTGAAGATCAACATCCGGCTGACGCCCACAGGCAAACAGATCCCCATCCGCCTTTTCCTCACCAACGAGTCAGGCTACTACCTGGACATCAGCCTGTACAAGGAGGTCACTGATTCCCGCACGGGACAGTTGGGGCCTAAAGACCGACAG aTCATGTTCCAGGCATATGGGGACACGCAGGGTCCTCTACATGGCATGCTCATCAACACCCCATATGTGACTAAGGACCTGCTGCAGTCCAAACGCTTCCAGGCCCAGTCCCTGGGAACCACCTACGTCTATGACTTCCCTGAGATGGTCAGACAG GCTCTAAAGAAGCTGTGGCAGTCCACCAAAGTCTTCGCCCACTTGCCCAAATGCCCTCTGCCCTCTGAGCTGCTCACTTTCACAGAGCTGGTCCTGGAtccacagggacagctggtgcaGATGAACCGTCTACCAGGAGGGAACGAG ATTGGCATGGTGGCCTGGCGGATGACCATCAGGACCCCGGAGTACCCGGCAGGGCGTGAGATCATTGTGAtcagtaatgacatcacacacaAGATTGGTTCGTTTGGGCCGCAGGAGGACCTGCTGTTCCTGCAGGCCTCAGAGATGTCCAGGGAGAGTGGCATCCCTCGTATCTACATCTCTGCCAACAGCGGTGCCCGCATCGGCCTGGCAGAGGAGATCAGACACATGTTCCATGTAGCCTGGCAGGACACTGCAGACCCCTACAAG ggCTTCAAGTACTTGTACCTGACTCCTCAGGACTACAAGAAGGTGTCAGCCCTGAATTCTGTTCACTGTGAACACatagaggatgagggagagtccag GTacaagatcactgacatcatcggGAAGGAGGAGGGTCTGGGGGTGGAGAACCTGAAGGGCTCCGGGATGATTGCTGGAGAGTCCTCTTTGGCCTATGATCAGGTCATCACCATGAACCTG GTGACTTGTCGAGCAATCGGGATCGGAGCCTACCTGGTTAGGCTGGGTCAGAGGACCATCCAGGTGGAAAACTCCCACATCATCCTCACTGGGGCTGGAGCACTCAACAAG GTGCTGGGTAGAGAGGTATACACCTCCAACAACCAGCTGGGTGGGATTCAGATCATGCACAACAACGGTGTGACACACAGCACTGTGTGTGATGACTTTGAGGGAGTCCACATGCTGCTGCACTGGCTCTCCTACATGCCCAAG GACCGCTCTAGTCCTGTGCCCATCATCAATGCCAAGGACCCCATAGACCGGCTGGTGGAGTTTATGCCCACCAAGGCTCCCTATGACCCCCGCTGGATGCTGGCAGGACGCCCCGGCCAAA cTCCAAAGGGCCCGTGGCAAAGTGGGTTCTTTGACCATGGCTCATTCATGGAGATCATGCAGCCTTGGGCTCAGAGTGTGGtggtgggcagagccag GCTAGGTGGCATACCTACTGGAGTAGTTGCTGTGGAAACTAGATCTGTGGAGCTGTCAATCCCAGCCGATCCAGCAAACCTCGACTCTGAAGCCAAG ATCATCCAGCAGGCAGGCCAAGTGTGGTTCCCTGACTCTGCCTTTAAGACGTCACAGGCCATCAAGGATCTGAACCGTGAGGGCCTCCCTCTCATGGTGTTTGCCAACTGGAGGGGCTTCTCTGGGGGCATGAAAG ACATGTATGACCAGGTGCTGAAGTTTGGAGCCTACATCGTGGATGGGCTGAGAGAGTACCGCCAGCCTGTTCTGGTGTACATCCCTCCCCAGGCAGAGCTCAGAGGAGGGTCCTGGGTGGTCATAGACCCCACCATCAACCCCCGCCACATGGAGATGTATGCTGACAAGGACAGTCG TGGTGGGGTGTTGGAGCCAGAGGGAACGGTAGAGATCAAGTTCAGGAAGAAGGACCTGGTGAAGACTATGAGGAGGGTGGACCCGGTCTACATGGGCCTGGCAGAGAGACTGG GTACCCCAGAACTGGgcctgccagagaggaaggaacttGAGACcaaactgaaggagcgggaggaGTTCCTGTTACCCATCTACCACCAGGTAGCCGTGCAGTTCGCTGACCTCCATGACACCCCGGGACGCATGCAGGAGAAGGGCGTCATCACG GACATCCTGGAGTGGCGGACGTCACGTCACTTCTTCTACTGGCGTCTGAGGCGTCTGCTGCTGGAGGACACGGTCAAGATGAAGATCCAGGTGGCCAACAGAGAGCTGACTGATGGACAGATTCAGGCCATGCTGAGACGCTGGTTCGTAGAGGCTGAGGGGACTGTCAAG GCGTATCTATGGGACAGCAATGAGGAGGTAGTGGAGTGGCTGGAGAAGcagctgaaggaggaggagggagccaGGTCTATCGTCGACGAGAACATTAAGTACATCCGCAGGGACCACATCCTCAAGCAGATCCGCAG CCTGGTCCAAGCCAATCCTGAGGTTGCCATGGATTCCATCGTGCacatgacccaacacatctccccAACACAGCGTGCTGAGGTGGTGCGCATCCTGTCTACCATGGATGCTGCCCCGGCTGCCACCTAA